The following proteins are co-located in the Candidatus Methanogranum gryphiswaldense genome:
- a CDS encoding U32 family peptidase: protein MEILSPAGSPEGLVASIKGGCDAVYLGGKIFGARAFADNFSDKELQGAIEYCHDNKVKAYVTVNTIIKDVEMENAVGYVKFLRDIDADAILIQDLGLLKNISRYDIAKHASTQMGIHSAAGLRWCSKHGMDRAVLSRELTFDELSEVIKDSPIETEVFVQGAMCYCISGGCLFSSLVGGRSGNRGQCAQPCRKKYFMDGKEGYLLSNADIYGVEWIKKLEAIGVTSAKIEGRMRSEAYAYLATKVYSMTKNGNSWDEIKDTDDLLKTVFNRGFGPGYFDGVKSPVQYRFADNRGYYLGTVIISDRRFNTNDLNCPVHIKDGISIFRGDEKVGGFKLTNIGKVASPFRINDGEYDIYRTYDPEIDIIKNLVGEPPKFTGDKTRSDVKVDKKVVERPKKKPEFSFYVNSLKTLDTVLPYADRVYFDMNENLEIAKKMCNKTNVECVTNVPRLYPMGKVDDDSIMIHSPGQVEYDNETRVYGSYFMNMFNSNFEAGLFQTTLSVELSKIEMENIAKHYSGRLETIVFGRTELMCTRDPNMTNGILKDEKEFEFPVYKDDHGLSHILNSSDLLLLPYMKELQNMGINSVGIDLRKRPSQLAKVVAEAYVNQDVSMKGKITEMCVGINYGTYLKAIN from the coding sequence ATGGAAATATTGTCACCTGCGGGCTCACCCGAAGGACTGGTCGCTTCTATAAAAGGGGGCTGCGATGCCGTTTACCTCGGAGGTAAAATATTCGGAGCCAGAGCATTCGCGGACAACTTCTCTGATAAAGAACTCCAGGGTGCAATAGAGTATTGTCATGACAACAAGGTCAAGGCATATGTCACCGTGAATACGATCATCAAGGATGTAGAGATGGAAAATGCCGTCGGATATGTCAAATTCTTAAGGGACATAGATGCCGATGCTATCTTGATACAAGACCTTGGACTTCTTAAAAACATATCCAGATACGATATAGCAAAACACGCATCCACACAAATGGGAATCCACAGTGCGGCAGGGCTACGCTGGTGTTCAAAACACGGCATGGATCGCGCAGTACTATCCAGAGAGCTGACCTTTGATGAATTATCCGAAGTTATCAAGGACTCTCCGATAGAAACGGAAGTATTCGTCCAAGGTGCCATGTGCTATTGCATCTCTGGCGGATGTTTATTTTCCAGTTTGGTCGGAGGAAGAAGTGGCAACAGGGGACAATGCGCCCAACCATGTAGAAAGAAATATTTTATGGATGGAAAAGAAGGATATCTTCTCAGCAATGCTGACATCTATGGCGTGGAATGGATCAAAAAACTAGAGGCCATAGGCGTTACATCAGCAAAGATCGAAGGAAGAATGAGAAGCGAAGCTTATGCTTACCTTGCTACAAAGGTCTATTCGATGACCAAGAACGGAAATTCCTGGGATGAGATCAAAGATACCGACGATCTTCTCAAAACAGTGTTCAACAGAGGTTTTGGACCTGGATATTTCGATGGCGTAAAATCACCAGTACAATACAGATTCGCAGATAACAGAGGATATTATCTTGGAACGGTCATCATCTCTGACAGAAGGTTCAATACCAATGACCTGAACTGTCCAGTTCACATAAAGGATGGAATATCCATATTCCGGGGAGACGAGAAGGTTGGAGGATTCAAACTAACCAATATCGGTAAGGTCGCATCCCCATTCAGAATAAACGACGGAGAGTACGATATCTATAGAACCTATGACCCCGAGATCGATATTATCAAGAATCTTGTCGGAGAACCGCCAAAATTCACCGGAGATAAAACAAGGTCAGATGTGAAGGTAGATAAGAAGGTAGTAGAGCGTCCTAAGAAGAAACCCGAATTCTCTTTCTATGTGAACTCACTAAAAACCCTAGATACTGTGTTACCTTATGCGGACCGCGTATATTTTGACATGAATGAAAATCTGGAAATTGCAAAGAAAATGTGCAACAAGACCAATGTCGAATGCGTGACCAATGTCCCCAGACTATATCCGATGGGAAAGGTTGACGACGATTCCATCATGATACATTCTCCAGGACAGGTAGAATACGATAATGAGACACGTGTTTATGGTAGCTATTTCATGAATATGTTCAACAGCAATTTCGAGGCGGGATTATTCCAAACCACACTTTCGGTGGAATTATCAAAGATCGAGATGGAGAACATTGCGAAACACTACTCTGGCAGATTGGAAACCATCGTATTTGGAAGAACCGAACTTATGTGCACAAGAGACCCTAACATGACGAACGGCATCCTCAAAGATGAAAAGGAATTCGAATTTCCAGTGTACAAAGATGATCACGGGCTGTCACACATATTGAATTCATCGGACCTTCTTCTATTACCGTATATGAAAGAACTGCAAAATATGGGGATCAATTCCGTTGGTATAGATCTTAGAAAAAGACCCTCACAACTTGCAAAGGTAGTTGCTGAAGCTTACGTGAACCAAGACGTATCGATGAAGGGTAAGATCACAGAAATGTGTGTCGGTATCAATTATGGAACATACTTGAAAGCTATCAACTAA
- a CDS encoding type II/IV secretion system ATPase subunit, which translates to MTDFCNMAESNVRIKPTYSDCWLVGRRTELEKMAEYETSSGKVLIGIAPDGEIEYNLMPNEYLHPDSLNVVIYNTIGDVRETFRKNGGRMDKSSVISTARGILMNSSDVIEAVYGSDSCNIEAAVVEMCDIVYRYTVGLGVFDTLLSDSKLEDIYIDAPCDKNRIHVTMNGIAGVNSHIRCRTNLIVDKKEVMNLINILKRESGLPFCESNPILETDMKGYDARATVVGYPMSPNGDAVSIRKHSTRPWTLTRLIANGTLDPKIAGLLSFLVDNRATFLICGSRGAGKSSMLSALMFEFPLSQRILTIEDTVELPGEMMRKMGYKVQSMLIDDRMNGNELSRADEALRVSLRMGESAIILGEVRGEEARTLYQSMRTGRAGSSIMGTIHGDSARSVYDRVVHDMNIPPEAFMATEVLVTLGTVRDRRTGNQIRRMNEIVATGEHPGEFMDIAGNDMLFESPVMHRVMSISQLSRIEAIKEIRARGMIRAFLADMGNKNGEEFFGPEWIALSNEHLSKNRAKTAEDMLRSFKAKFQSISGVGE; encoded by the coding sequence ATGACCGATTTTTGTAATATGGCAGAGAGTAACGTCCGGATAAAACCTACATACTCTGATTGCTGGTTGGTTGGAAGAAGAACAGAACTTGAAAAAATGGCAGAATATGAAACTTCGAGCGGCAAAGTTCTAATCGGTATCGCACCCGATGGGGAGATCGAATACAATCTCATGCCAAATGAATATCTTCATCCAGATTCTCTCAATGTTGTCATCTATAACACGATCGGGGATGTCAGGGAAACATTTAGGAAAAATGGAGGTAGGATGGATAAGTCCTCTGTGATCAGTACTGCCAGGGGGATATTGATGAATTCCTCTGATGTTATCGAGGCAGTTTATGGTAGTGATTCCTGCAACATAGAGGCAGCTGTCGTAGAGATGTGCGATATAGTGTATAGATATACAGTTGGCCTTGGTGTGTTTGACACTCTTCTTTCCGATTCTAAACTTGAGGATATCTATATTGATGCACCTTGTGACAAGAATCGCATACATGTAACGATGAATGGGATAGCAGGTGTGAATTCACACATACGTTGCCGGACAAATCTCATTGTTGATAAAAAAGAGGTCATGAATCTCATAAATATTTTGAAAAGAGAGAGCGGATTGCCGTTCTGCGAATCCAATCCAATATTGGAGACCGATATGAAAGGATATGATGCTAGGGCGACCGTTGTAGGGTATCCGATGAGTCCGAACGGAGATGCAGTATCTATCAGAAAACACTCCACGCGCCCTTGGACACTCACAAGGTTGATAGCAAACGGTACATTGGATCCGAAGATCGCAGGACTTCTTTCGTTTTTGGTCGATAATCGCGCTACATTTCTGATTTGCGGTTCAAGGGGAGCTGGTAAGAGTTCAATGCTATCTGCACTTATGTTCGAGTTCCCTCTTTCTCAGAGGATACTTACGATAGAAGATACGGTCGAACTTCCTGGTGAAATGATGAGGAAGATGGGATACAAGGTGCAATCCATGTTGATCGACGACAGGATGAACGGTAATGAGCTTTCAAGGGCGGATGAGGCACTCAGGGTATCGTTGAGGATGGGAGAGTCCGCGATCATACTGGGAGAGGTCAGAGGAGAGGAAGCCAGGACCCTGTATCAAAGTATGAGGACAGGTCGTGCTGGGAGTTCAATTATGGGTACGATACATGGTGATTCTGCGAGGTCTGTCTATGATCGTGTAGTACACGATATGAACATACCTCCAGAAGCATTCATGGCCACGGAAGTATTGGTCACCCTTGGCACCGTGAGGGATAGAAGGACAGGAAATCAGATCAGAAGAATGAATGAAATCGTAGCCACGGGAGAGCATCCAGGTGAGTTCATGGATATCGCAGGTAATGATATGTTGTTCGAGTCACCTGTAATGCATCGTGTGATGTCGATCTCTCAACTATCAAGGATTGAAGCGATAAAGGAGATAAGGGCAAGAGGAATGATAAGGGCCTTCTTAGCCGATATGGGTAACAAAAATGGCGAGGAATTCTTTGGGCCGGAATGGATAGCGTTATCAAATGAACATTTGTCGAAGAACAGGGCAAAAACTGCTGAAGATATGTTGAGATCGTTCAAAGCAAAATTCCAATCAATATCTGGAGTAGGTGAATGA